A region of the Salmo trutta chromosome 40, fSalTru1.1, whole genome shotgun sequence genome:
GATACTGTGGATACTCGTGACACCAATTTGGCCAATTGGAGAATCATGGACAGTTCTCAGACAGAACTTCCCTTGTCAGACAACTGTGGATTAGGACTCATGACTGATATACTTGGGATAGCCAGGACCCTGTGATGCACTTCCAGTAATGGGAGGCAGGTGGTCTTTCCTTTACCTAACGAGATAATAGGTTCCCATGATGTGAAGCTCAGCTCATTCTTGGGTGCTCACAATATTGCTCTgtgtgaagtttcccctaggtacagatctaggatcagattcccCTCCCCCCAATCCATATCTGTAACATTAGTTAATCATCATAATATATGATATTGTGCAAATAATTTGTGATCAAAACTGCACCAAGACAGTGGGCCCAATCAGATTGACCTGCACCTGTCAATCATTATTGTCGATGACGTCAGGTCAGTCGTTTGTTCTCCTCAAGTCAATCACGCTAACCCATACCTGAGTGCAAAATAACAGTCGCAAGAAACATGTAGGCTAAACATATACTTAATTTCGTTCTTGTATTATTAATTGAATGGTGAATTAAGGTGGCCATGGTTATTGATAAAGAACACCGACTTTGCTTTTGCAGGACCTGTTTCGCGTTTCCATTTATATTGTTCATTCTTGTACCTCACACGATATCTCTCGGTAAGTAGCCTGTGCGTGCTAAGTGCGTTATTCTTGTGTTTGTAATTGATACTGAGTGGCTATGCTGTTTCTACATCAATTATGAGTTACACACAAACATGTATTTAGCTTATTTTCCTCCCGGGACGCGGGGTTTGGTTGATTTTCATGAGTAAATTgtgacatgtaacgttagcttcTTACAATCTGCAGGAAGCTGCAGTAGTTTTACTTTCTCCATATGTTGGAAGATCAGCAACAATTCCTTGTTTGGCAGGTAAATAAGTCCAGTATTTCATAAACACATAATCACGCCAAACTTCTGAACCATGCACTTGGCACTAACTTACACCTATGTGTCTTGTTCACTTTGATTCTCTACAGTTGGCCAGAAGGACATTTATGGTTGAACGCCACCAAATTGAAATCCATTTGGAGAGAGGACACATTTTCATCTTTGACAGTTGCCACTACTGTGGAGCACAAATTGACACTTCAATATGGTGTCATGGTTCGGAAGTGGATTTTCTCCATCTTCCCAGGTAAGTATAGGTCTTCCACCCTTCCACTCATTGTTAAGACTTTATCTAAGTACAAACACTGTCCTGTATCCATTGATCTAAACAAATTATGCAATATTTTAGTTCTGGGATTCTGAGGTTACCATTGTCGTTCATTAGATCATGCTACAGTATAAATTATTATATTTTCTTCACTTGAAGGTTCACATTCCATTGAGTTCAGAAGTATACATAAACCTGACCAACAGCCCATCAATAGCACTCTGGTGGGTAGACCTGTAATATAAGTGATGACATTCTCCTCTTCTTATCTGGTGTCACCATAATGTCCCTTTTGAATGAAAGATGAATGTTTGTCCATTCTCATGTTATCGCTCTTAGGAAGCCCTGGAGTTCTCCACCAATGAGGTGTTTGCGTGTGAAAACAGCACTCTGTACCTCTATCAGGACCCAGACTTCATCCTCATGCTCGGTAACGTTGTTACATCTTTGTCTTTGttcgagagtgagagagataaatagagggagggagatggaaggagagagatgaaGGTAGGTAGACAGACACAGATGGATCgtcagaaaggcagacagacgagagagagacgcaAAAGTGAAATCAAGATGGAGACAGAATTCAGGTGATGATCTGGGAATATGCCCACTATACCACTGGTGTGCAGGTCATAAATGTAGTCATGACTCCCATCATCTCCTCTCCTAGGTCACACCGTGCGCTATCCCTTGACCCTGGAGTCCAGGAGTACCTCCATGTTACTGGTGTCCTGGAAAGAGAAGATGCAGCCCCCGGCTGCCCCTGTCCCCATCCACTCTGTGTCCCTATACCACTCTGAGATGAAGGCCTACGCTGCCCTTAGTGTGGACAGTACCCACTCCAACCACTACCGCTTCACAGCCCTGGAATCCTGCAGTTCCTATGCTGCCTGTGTGGAGATGGCAGGCAGCCACTCACTTACCTGTCTCTCCACTATCACAGGTACAgttggggtgtattcattagtgcacactgtagcaaaactaATACgctggttcctagtgaatacacccatAGTAGCTCTCTAGTCATTGTCATCCTGTGTAATCACACCAATCTTAAAGGTTCAAACTGTTATTTACAGGCCTTTTTGATGATATAAAATAATAAAGTATAGATTTGAGGAATTTAACTTATGTCTCGTCCCATGAGCTCGGTACTGATATGAGCAGCACTGTGTTGTATTGATATTTATGAAGTAATTACTTTGTTACATTTTGCTGTATAATTTCTATTCATATCCAGACCCAGAAGTCCCAAGACATTTCCAGGTGACGTTGTGGAACAGCAGCAGTGTCACGGTGTCCTGGGACTGTCCCGACAACCGCAAGTTCTCCTTCTTCCTTGTCACGGTCCTCTACCTCAATGGCACCAACCATGTCCTGGAGGAGAGGTTCTTCAGGCACACACTGGACACCTTTGTGTTCTCTCAGTCTGACCTGCCACCCTGTAGCAGGGTGAAGTTTGGCCTGCAGACGGTGTGCCAGGCGGGCATGGAGGCTCGCCACAGCAGAATGGTCCTCATCAACGGGAATACTGGTAAGATCCACCTAGTTGATGCTTTGCTAGGCTGAGTGTCAATAGTCTTAAGTTTCTTCCCCTCCTTGTCTCCTTCCCTTTATATGCGCAAATCTGAGGTAGGGCCGGTGTTCTGAGGAGGTAGGGCCGGTGTTCTGAGGAGGTAGGGCCGGTGTTCTGAGGAGGTAGGGCCGGTGTTCTGAGGAGGTAGGGCCGGTGTTCTGAGGAGGTAGGGCCGGTGTTCTGAGGAGGTAGGGCCGGTGTTCTGAGGAGGTAGGGCCGGTGTTCTGAGGAGGTAGGGCCGGTGTTCTGAGGAGGTAGGGCCGGTGTTCTGAGGAGGTAGGGCCGGTACCTTCACTTATTCTAACAGAGTTCTCTGATAATTGCACATgaggggaaggagaaaagagGAAGTCACTTCTATTGATATGCAGCCAAAGTAAACCCATAACATCTGTTCCTCCAAGGCACTGTTTTCACACAATCTTCAATTGCCTTTCTCCTACTTTGCTTACGGTGAACACTTCTGGAAATGACTGTATCGGCCCTCTCTTTAGTCCACTCAGAAATTGAGAACCTGTGGCAGACCTCCTCAGGGCCGGACAACTACACCCTGAGCTGGGTGGTGAGGAACACTTCTTCTATCTCCGTGTTCAGGATCTACCACCAGGGGGTGCTCCACTACACCACCCTGCTCACCAGCCACACGGTGGCCAGCCTGCTGCCCTGCAGCCAGTACTCGGCCAGAGTAGAGGCGCTATGCGGAGACAGCGTGGTCATGAGCTCCAAGACCGTACGCGCTCGCACAGGTAAACTACGGAGCCCAGACCTCGAGGCTCATGTTGAGCGGTTACGGGATAAATGTTTGGGTAGCTCTCATGTTTATTTTTGACTAGGTTAGAGATTCATTTAGTGGGGGATTGAATGGAGAGAATTATTAACAGTTTAATCAGcttgattaaattgtttatttaatcAGCTTGATTGGTGATTAAAGAAAGTGCAGTCACATGCTTATGTGCATGCTTTTGTTCCAATccaacacctgattcaactattcAAGTGATTGATGATTAGTTTAGTAAACACCGTATGGCAGCAgtactgggctggaacaaaagcctgcccaCGCTGTGGGGTCTATAGAACTTGTATTGAAGACCACTACAACAGCCTGTATCTGCCATGTTGGGTGGGTCTTTGCTTTCTCCTCTCTGCTCAGTGGGGAAGTTTCCCccaggcacagatctaggatctgaCTCCCTTCCCCCAATCCTAGATCTAGGATCTGACTCCCTTCCCCCAATCCTAGATCTAGGATCTGACTCCCTTCCCCCAAtcctaactttaaacatcagagGGGAAATGCTATACTGACCCAAAATCAGCATCTAGGgtcaacttcaccctactcctgtcttctctctcctagGACCCAGAGGTGTATCAGAACTGCGCTACCGTCCTGAGGACTCTACGGCGCTGTGGATTGGTGGTACCGGACAGGGCGTGGCCTTTCAGTACCAGCTGTCTTATGACAACGGCTCGACCATCCAGCAAGGCCGGCTGATGGAACCTTTGCTCCGCCTCCCGGGGCTCATTGAGGGCACGCACTATGCCCTGGACGTGTGGGAAGAGTGTGACGGCGAGTGGAGCGCCGACCCGGCCCTGGTGTGTTTCGATGGAGTCAACGTTTCCGTTAACGCCCTCGTGCTGCCGGTGGCGTCCACCCTGAGGCCGAATGAAGACCGAGGTTGGTGTCATCTGGgctgtgttcagtagggcacaacgTTGTGGAATGATCATAAATGCAGTACCAGtgaaaggtttggacacacctactcattcaagggttttacttcattttctactattttctacattgtagaataataaagacgttaaaacaatgaaataacacacatggaatcatgaagtaaccaaaaactgttaaacaaaatatattttaaattcttcaaagtagccaccctttgccttgatgacagctttgcacactcttcgcattctctcaaccaacttcatgaggtagtcacctggaatgcttttccaacagtcttcccacatttgctgagcacttgttggctgcttttccttcactctacggtccaactcatcccaaaccatctcaattgggttgaggtcggtgattgtggaggccaggttgtCTGATGCgtcactccaccactctcctccgtggtcaaatagcccttatacaacttggaggtgttttgggtcatttccctgttgaaaaacaaatgatagtcccactaagcgcaaaccagaggGGATGGCgtctcactgcagaatgctgtggtagccatgctttgCTAAGTGTGCCTAAAAttctgacagtgtcaccagcaaagcaccatcacaccacctccatgcttcacggtgggaatcacacatgcggagatcatccgttcacctactttgcgtctcacaaagacacggcggttggaacacaaaatctcaaatttggactcatcagaccaaaggacagatttgcaTCAGTTtatttaatgtccattgctcgtgtttcttgccccaagcaagtattcttcttattggtggtttctttgcagcaatttgaccatgaaggcctgactcacgcagtctcctctgaacagttgatgttgagatgtctgttacttgaactctgaagcatttatttgggatgcaatttctgaggctggtaactataatgaacttatcctctgcagcagaggtaactctaggtattcctctcctgtggcggtcctcatgagagctagtttcatcatagcactttttagcagtttttgcaactgcacttgaaggaactttcaaagttcttgacatttttcacattgattgaccttcatgtcttaaagtaatgttggactgtcgtttctctttgcttattttttctattcttgccataatatggactcggtcttttaccaaatagggctgtcttctgtataccacccctaccttgtcacaacacaactgattggctcaaacgcattaaggaaagaaattccacaaattaacttcaggcacacctgttaattgatatgcattccaggtgacaacctcatgaagctggttgagagaatgccaagagtgtgtaaagctgtcaaggtaaagggtggctactttgaagaatctaaaatatattttatgtttaacacttgtttggctactacatgattccatatgtgttatttcatagttttgatttcttcactattctaagatgtagaaaatagtaaaaataaagaaaaacccttgaatgtgtcaaagcttttgactggtagtgtatatgcaTGTATCAAACGTAGAGTAAGGAAGCACGTAATCTCTCTTCACGACATTTCGATCCCCAGTGTTCCACGACGTTTGCCTACTGAACGTAAGCCAGATGTTGTTTATATTGTTGGGTATGTTTAGGAGTAGAACTGAATGTTGTTGCAGGAACAGATTTGCTATTCTACATGCACTTGATATGATCAGGTAGTTTTCTTTAAACTAGTGCTTTAATTGTCTTCTCGTGCATTGTTATGCTATTACTTATGAAATGAAGTGACGTTTTGCTTTCTCAGCTCTAGCCTTCGTTGTGCCTTGGTTAATGGTGTTGGACCCAAAGACTGAGCCTTGGGCTGAGCTGAAGCGCATCTACGAAAAACTAGTgagtgtctttgggcaccaaatGGAATAAAACTGACTGAAACCGAGAGGGACTACTTGGACTTGACAAACGTTAATTTTTATTTGTTGTAATATGTTTAATCAAGTTTTCTGTCGTGTGGCcttatgaacacaaccctggccTCCCTCTCACTGACATTTCTTCATGTCCGTAGCTGGAGGAGCTTTTGAAAGAGTACCCGATTAAGACCAGGGTGGAGTTGGTTGCATTCAAGGAGCTGGAAGGCGAATCCAAAACTAAGATTACCTTTCAAGGCTTTGATGCTTCCATAACCGACGCCGACTTACCGCTACCACCTGGCGAGCAGCTGGACCATATCCAGTCCCTCCAGCCGCCCAATATCACAGTCAAGGATGGGATCATCTACTGGGATGGTAAGAGAGAACCACCAACAACAGCATCACGTGGAGAATTGTCAGATTTCTATCAACATTTCATGTCTTTGAATGCATCACACAAGTTTAAAACTTGCTTACCTAGGTGGTATGTCCAAATGTGTGGTTTGTACATTGCTTGGCACACTATCACTGAAATAATGTACCCTCTGTGCATTACAGAGAATGCTGctgatgttttttttaatgctCCAGGGTGAAGTCAGCTTCCCCTCTtccaattctaaccttaaccattagtgggggaaatgcaaaactgacccaacaGCAGCGCATAGGGATAACTTTACCCTCCCTTTTGGACAGACCCAGATGAGTGTGCGACCCCTGACCTGAACAGGTGTGACGCCAATTCTTTGTGCGTCAACACTCTGAACTCCtacacctgtgtgtgtcaacATGGCTTCTATGATGTCGGGCCTGCCTTCGTTCCCCCTCCTACCCCTGCCTCACATCCTGTCTGTTATGGTCAGTTAGCTGCTTGTTATCGTGCAATATGTCTGTTGGTGTACCTTTTTTGTATTCTCTACACCACTCCTGTTCACTGATGGGTCATGTTCAATAGGGCACACAactgaaaatgttttgttttgcaatggaaaacaagCATTTTTATTGAAGTTCAGGCAGTCCCTCCGTTTTAGTCTGGTTTCTTCCGTTCtgtgcctaatgaatacgacgCTGATTCCTTTTGGGGGTAAAGAAAGTTAATTCCAACAGAAAAGGGGATGTTCACCCAGTGCCTGGATAGATCGATGGCCGGAGGTATCGCCAAAGCCTTCCTGATTGGCTACTTCGGTGGCGACGTGACGGTTGTCTTGAATGAAGGCCGTTGCACCATGGAGGAGAGTGAGACGCTCTACCACTTCCGCGTGTTGCGCAAACCCTCGCAGTGTGGAACAATACGGCTGGTGAGTGACCGCGCATTCAGATGTGCAAAGGGGTTATAATAGAATCTATACAACAGGTCACACTGGATACCTCAAATCAAACTtacttgtcacatacacatggttagcaggtgttaatgcaagtgtagcgaaatgcttgccaAGCACTACTGTAATGTGATTATGCCATTGTGCACAGCACTCTGTGGATGAAATGggattgtgtgtttgtgcatgcgtaTGCTTGTGCgaatgtgtgtttgtttacatgcttgtgtgtgtccaggtgaacAGAACACACATCGAGTTCCGGAACACTCTGACAGTGACCTTGAGCAGAGAGCGGACCATCACACGAAGAGATCTCAAGGTTATCTGGAAGTGCATCTACCCCCGGAACTATGTCCGCAACACCCAGATAAACGTAGATATGGAGTGGTAAGAAAAGACAGATCGGAGTAATTCTGGGGCCAGGAGATGTTTCTGATTTTGTGACCTACAAGGAAAAACTCATCCTGTAGCCTGGCAAGGCTTGCAAATGGAGGGAATATTACCGGTACCTTTTGAAATGTACAAGTAATCTTTTGATTCATACAATGGATCAGAATcataaaactgtgttttgaccaatcccctctctacccctccaggATCACTTCCCACTCTGTGGTGGAGTACAACTCCTCCCATGAGCTGGGGCTGGCCATGACCATGTACAGCGACGACTCCTTCTCCTACGGCTACAGAGACTCCATCGCCCTCCACCTCAGCGACGTACTCTTCTTCGAGGTGGCCCTCCTGACAAACAACACGTTCGCCTCGGAGGTCCTGCTAGAAGTGATTTCCTGCTGGGCCACAGAGAGCCCGGATCCACAGGACGAAACCAAGGGCTTCTTTCTTCTAAATGGGTGGGTTACTgtcctgggtcatattcatttgtgcacacaaaaaaacaagagTTTGTTATTGGAGAAGTTCAGGTAGCCTCTCCTGTTTTAGTCAATTTTCTTCTGTTTGATTTCTAGTGAATATGACCCTGGTGTGAAATATGGTATTCTAAACTCTGGGCTGTGTTCAATCGAGCAATATAAAATGTCATGTAGGCATTATgtggttgtgggggggggggtaggttaTTAGAGTATAGGGTTCTTTTGTTGAGGCATAAAATATTATTTGTTTTTGGACAAGATGGTACCTCCATGTTTTCAAACATTATCTTCTGTTTCAAATCTAATGGGCATGACCTTGGATTTTCAAGACTTAAAAAAAGCAGTTTGGGATCATGCCCTATTCTCTCGTCCTCAGCTGCCCTGTTGACAGCACCTTTCATTGGCTCTCTGTGAACGGTGTGTCACAGAGGAGCAGATTCTCCATTCACATGTTCACTATGCCCAAGGAGTTACCCATCTACATGCACTGCCTGGCCCGGATATGCAGTCACGATGAGGACTGTACTACGGTAAATTTCTAACAAGTTCAAGTCTATTTGCCATTATAAATATATTGGAAATCTTAGTAGATACAGTTGTTCAATTTAAAAATGGTAAGAATGATTAGGACATATGTATTAGACCTTACAAATACACATAGAAATGTGTTATAGAGCAGTCATTTTAATTGAAagtaagtctaagaagcggtagatctttCTATAtgagctatttctatgctttccattcataagttttgtttttgcgtccaTCTTTagtttttgtacaccagcttccaactgctgaaaatacaatatttttggttgtggaaaatatatttcacagcggtttagatggtataatgattctTACACTATACTTACTTGTTtagtcacataaactgaaattaggcaaactattagtactttagcaaccaggaaatggtggagatttctgcatagtgcatctttttAAAGCTGATATTCAGCTTTGCTCAACAAACAAATCTGTATTGATCGAACAAACAGTTATGCACATTTATTAGTAACTTggtcattattttttttaaacatcctTTCCTATGATTCTCTGTAGAACTGTACCACCCAGAGACTTTCAAAGAGATCAACAGCTAGATGGGATCCATACATCAAAGTAGCTGTGGTCGTGTCTGCAGGACCACTGATGGTCACCCCTGAGGCGGCACCAGGGACCAAACTCTCCAACTGTGAGTTGGTGTGATGTGAAATGTTTTGAGCGTTGCCGATATCATTTTAATCTATACATTTATTTCTGAAACTTCTGTAACATTCTTGAACAGGCCTGTGGTATCTGGGGATGCTCCAAATGATGTCTTGGATACTAATTCAGTTTGTAACAGTGATATGTGAATGCTTCCATGCAGCCGTTACACCTTAACTCGTGTAAAGCACCAGCAGCAATTTTTCAACAAACTGTTACATGGCGATACTTCCATAATTGGAACTTACCGGTGtcttcacatttatttaaccaggtaggccagtaaaTGAAAACTTGATCAACAACTGCGACCTTGCcaagaaagcaaagcagtgcgacacaaacgagtgtttattccatgtgtaaaacatacagtcaataacacaatagaaaaagtatatatacagtgtgtgcaaatggcgtaaggaggtaaggcaataaataggccatagtagcgaagttattacagtttagcaaattaacacagGAGTgaaagatgtgcaagtagaaatactggtgtgcaaaagtcaataaaaacaatatggggatatggtaggtagttggatgggctatttacagatggtctgtgtacagctgcagcgatcagtaagctgctcagatagctgatgcttaaagttagtgagggagatatgtctccaacttcagcgatttttgcagttcgttccagtcattggcagcagagaactgcaaggaaaggtggccaaagaggtgttggctttggggatgaccagtgagagatacctgctggagcgcgtgctacgggtgggtgttatggtgaccagtgcgctgagaaggcggagctttacctagcaaagacttatagatgacctggagccagtggatctggcgacgaatatgtagcgagggccagtggtgggtggtacatggggctttgatgatgaaacggatggcactgtgatagactgcatccagtttgctgagtagagtgttggaggttattttgtaaatgccaTCGCTTTGACTGACACCCGCCTGTCCCAATCAATGAGAGATGACTAAGATGGTGGTGTATAATTGTT
Encoded here:
- the LOC115180112 gene encoding uncharacterized protein LOC115180112 — its product is MNEALEFSTNEVFACENSTLYLYQDPDFILMLGHTVRYPLTLESRSTSMLLVSWKEKMQPPAAPVPIHSVSLYHSEMKAYAALSVDSTHSNHYRFTALESCSSYAACVEMAGSHSLTCLSTITDPEVPRHFQVTLWNSSSVTVSWDCPDNRKFSFFLVTVLYLNGTNHVLEERFFRHTLDTFVFSQSDLPPCSRVKFGLQTVCQAGMEARHSRMVLINGNTVHSEIENLWQTSSGPDNYTLSWVVRNTSSISVFRIYHQGVLHYTTLLTSHTVASLLPCSQYSARVEALCGDSVVMSSKTVRARTGPRGVSELRYRPEDSTALWIGGTGQGVAFQYQLSYDNGSTIQQGRLMEPLLRLPGLIEGTHYALDVWEECDGEWSADPALVCFDGVNVSVNALVLPVASTLRPNEDRALAFVVPWLMVLDPKTEPWAELKRIYEKLLEELLKEYPIKTRVELVAFKELEGESKTKITFQGFDASITDADLPLPPGEQLDHIQSLQPPNITVKDGIIYWDDPDECATPDLNRCDANSLCVNTLNSYTCVCQHGFYDVGPAFVPPPTPASHPVCYEKGMFTQCLDRSMAGGIAKAFLIGYFGGDVTVVLNEGRCTMEESETLYHFRVLRKPSQCGTIRLVNRTHIEFRNTLTVTLSRERTITRRDLKVIWKCIYPRNYVRNTQINVDMEWITSHSVVEYNSSHELGLAMTMYSDDSFSYGYRDSIALHLSDVLFFEVALLTNNTFASEVLLEVISCWATESPDPQDETKGFFLLNGCPVDSTFHWLSVNGVSQRSRFSIHMFTMPKELPIYMHCLARICSHDEDCTTNCTTQRLSKRSTARWDPYIKVAVVVSAGPLMVTPEAAPGTKLSNWDEALTMIYVVGGTMGVLMLTMLGVSATKAIMNYYERARPQ